Proteins encoded together in one Astatotilapia calliptera chromosome 7, fAstCal1.2, whole genome shotgun sequence window:
- the LOC113026945 gene encoding kelch domain-containing protein 10-like, with translation MSSPEHGETFSQLNKFEKLSWRPSIRDSATKKRARWFQARRIFSPSCPNLRIPNRFLREGHCIPPARSGHRCVADSTNLYVFGGYNPDFDEAGGSENEDYPLFRELWRYHFATASWQQVHTEGYMPTELASMSAVLHGNNLLVFGGTGIPFGENNGNDVHVCNVQYKRWNLLSCRGKKPNKIYGQAMVIINGYLYVFGGTTGYLYSTDLHRLDLTTREWTHIKPNNAPSDLPEERYRHELAHDGQRIYIFGGGTSWTSYPLDKIHAYNLETNYWEDIMTKPQEKIGYPAARRCHSCVQVKEEVFICGGYNGERILSDLWKLNLQTFQWTKLPAIMPEPAYFHCAAVTPAGCMYVHGGVVNMSGNRRTGSLYKVWLVVPSLLEMTWEKLLKTFPHLSQLSTLQLLSLGLTHTLIQRLK, from the exons ATGTCTTCGCCTGAGCACGGTGAAACTTTCAGTCAGCTCAATAAGTTTGAGAAACTGTCGTGGAGGCCCTCCATCCGCGACTCAG CCACTAAGAAGCGAGCACGGTGGTTTCAGGCCCGGCGCATCTTCTCCCCTTCCTGCCCAAACCTGCGGATCCCCAACAGGTTTCTGAGAGAAG GACACTGCATTCCTCCTGCCCGCAGTGGACACCGCTGTGTAGCAGACAGCACCAACCTGTATGTGTTTGGAGGCTACAACCCAGACTTTGATGAGGCAGGCGGCTCAGAGAACGAAGACTACCCTCTGTTCAGGGAGCTCTGGCGGTATCATTTTGCCACAGCATCCTGGCAGCAGGTCCACACAGAGGGGTACATGCCCACGGAGCTGGCTTCTATGTCAG CTGTCCTACATGGGAACAACCTGCTTGTGTTCGGTGGCACCGGGATTCCATTCGGTGAAAACAACGGCAACGACGTCCACGTTTGCAACGTTCAGTACAAACGATGGAACCtgctcagctgcagagggaAGAAGCCCAACAAGATCTATGGACAG GCCATGGTCATCATAAATGGCTACCTTTATGTGTTTGGAGGGACGACGGGCTACCTTTACAGCACCGACCTGCACAGGCTGGACCTGACCACCAGGGAGTGGACCCACATCAAACCCAATAACGCGCCCTCAGACCTACCTGAGGAGAG ATATAGACATGAGCTAGCTCATGACGGGCagagaatatatatttttggagGCGGGACTTCCTGGACATCATATCCACTAGACAAG ATTCATGCTTATAATTTGGAGACAAACTACTGGGAGGATATCATGACAAAACCCCAAGAAAAAATAG GATATCCTGCCGCCCGTCGATGTCACAGCTGTGTACAGGTCAAAGAGG AGGTTTTTATATGTGGGGGTTATAACGGAGAGCGCATCCTGTCAGACCTCTGGAAGCTCAACCTGCAGACTTTTCAGTGGACAAAGCTTCCTGCGATCATGCCGGAGCCGGCTTACTTTCACTGTGCTGCGGTCACTCCG GCCGGCTGCATGTACGTCCACGGCGGAGTCGTCAACATGTCTGGGAATCGAAGGACTGGCTCTCTGTATAAAGTGTGGCTGGTGGTTCCCAGCCTGCTGGAAATGACCTGGGAGAAACTGCTGAAAACTTTCCCTCACTTATCCCAGCTGTCCACCCTCCAGCTGCTCAGCCTGGGACTGACGCACACGTTAATCCAGCGGCTCAAATAA